The Chloroflexus aggregans DSM 9485 genome segment GTACCAACGCCGCCAACTGATGGTATTCGGCGATACCGGCAGCATCGTCGGTACCATGACCGATGAGTAACAGAGCCGTGTCATTCATAGCGTAGACCTCTGCTTGACTAAGCGCATCACCGACAAGCCGAGCAAGAAGCCGGTCACGAGAAACATCACCATTCGCCCGATCCGACGAGCTTCTCGGATGAGTGCAGCATCGGCCATACGTGTACCGGTACCGAGTGTGTAGTGCTCACGCTTGGTCAACACCGTATCCAGCGCACCGGCCATTGCAGCCATCGGCCAACCGGCATTGGGCGAAGCCGTGCGTCGGGCGTCCCGGATTGCTCCAATGAGCGCCTGCCGACCACGGCGGTTGACGATCTGAGCAGCCAGCGCGATAAGGAGCGCGGTGAGGCGAGCGGGGAGCCAATTGAATAGATCATCGCTCCGTGCTGCCACTTTACCCAAATATTCAAACCGTTCGGTGCGGTAGCCCCACATCGCGTCGGCAGTGTTGGTGAAGCGGTATATCAACATCGCCGGTAAACCACCAATTAAGAGCGCCGATACCGGTGCAATAACGCTATCGCTTAGATTTTCTGCCAGCGACTCAATAGCGGCACCGGCCACTTCAGCAGTACTCAAATCGTTTGTTTGCCGGCTTACTAAATGCCAACCGAGTAAACGCCGCGCCTCGACCAGATCGCCGGTGGCTAACGCCGTCTCGACTGCGGCAACCGCGCGATCGAGACCACGATAGGCCAACAACAGCGACGCCAGCGCCCCCTGCGCCAGCCAATGGCGCGGTGCGAGCGCGGCAACGCCGCCGAACATCACCCAACCGCCGGCCAGCCACACCGCCCCCCACGCCAACCGCGCCCCCGGCGCAGCCGGCGCAAGCCGCTCACCCCAGCGCAACCAGCGCCCCATCACCCCGACCGGATGCAGGTAGTTGGGCGGATCGCCAAAAACGGCGTCTATGACTAAGGCTGCTAACGCCGCTGCGGCACGTTGTTGGATGAGGTGAGCTATAGGTGGCATAGATACTCTTACCGTGAATGATCCATTCTATTCTATTCATTCTTCCCGTATGAGGGAGAGACTGCTCCGGGCGCTCCGCGCCTCGCAATGACCGCTATCCCCTCGCCCTTTGCGGCACCGGACAGCCGTCCGGCGCTACCACCCTTCCCACGCTTCCGGTGGTGCAATCAGCATCCGCAACTCTGGATCGGCCCATACCTGTGCCGGCGGTGCGACCGCGACGATCCGGCCCTCGTGCAACACCACGACCAGATCGGCCCAGCGGCGAGCCAACGCCAGATCATGCGTGGCGAGCACCACCGTCCCACCCTCCGCCACCAGCCGGTCGAACACCTGTACCACCTGGTGCCGTGCCCACAGATCGAGACCCGCCGTCGCCTCATCGACCAGTAGGCATTGCGGGCGCATGGCCAAGACGCCGGCCAGCGCTACCCGCGCCTTCTGCCCGCCGCTCAACGCATGGGTCGGACGGTCGAGCAGATCGGTCACATCACACATCGCCGCCGCGTCGAGCACCGCCTGCCGCGCTGCGGCGGCGCTCAGCCCCAGATTGAGCGGGCCGAAGCTTATGTCTTGCCAAACGCTCGCGCTAAACAGTTGATCGTCCGGTGACTGCATCACCAAACCGACGTGCCGGCGTAACCGGTGGAGACCAGATCGCGAGTAGTCAACCGGCGCGCCATGGAGCCAGACCCGGCCTTGCTGCGGACGAATGATGCCGCTCGCGACGAGCAGCAGCGTGCTCTTGCCGGCGCCATTGCGACCCAGCACGACGATGCGCTGGCCGGCAGCAATCGGCAACGACGCCGCCTGCAAGGCCGGGGTTTGGTTGCCCGGAAACCGGTACGACACCGCTTCCAGCGCCAGCAATGCCGTCATAGCCACCACCTCGCCGCCACGAGACTCGCCCCGATCAACCCGCCGATCACCCAAAGCTGCCGGTCAACGGTATAGCTGAGCGGCAACACCCGCAGCTCGCCGGCAAACCCGCGCGCCGTCAACGCTACTTCCAACGCTTGGCTGCGCCGGTAGGCGACGATAAACAACCGGCTGCCCAGCAGCGCCGAACTGCGCACGGTCGCCCGCCACGAAGCGTACCCCAACCGCACCGTCTGCGCGGTAACCATTTGGTCGAGCGTATCGAGTAAGACAAAGAGGGCGCGGTAACTGAGCGCCATCACTTCGATCAGCAACGCCGGCACGCGCAACCGGCGCAACAGCTCGATCAGATCGATCAGCGGCGTGGTCAGGATCAGAAAATTGAGCGCCGCTGCCGAACCGAGCGCGCGGCTGAGCACGTGCAGCGCCGTTTGCAGCGATCCGCCGGTCGCGCTCAGCCAGAGCGGTCCGAACGGAATCGCCCACACCGCTGCATCCGGTGGTTCGTTCCCCACACTGACTGCAATCCCGATCACCGACAGCGCGAGGAACACACTCTCAGCCCCAATGACTGCGCCGGTCACCCGCAGTGGCACCCGCGCATACCACACGGTCACGGCTACCATCCATCCCAACGCGACCCACCCCACCAGCAGTCGATCGAGCGCCAGACAGAGCAGGAGCGTCATCCCGGCCAGCGCAGCCTTTTGCAACGGATCGACCGCGCGCAACCGGTTGGTGAAGGCATACCGGTCAATGATTCGCAGCATGCCTCACCGATCACGCCGCTGCCGGCGACCGTGCTGCCAGCCAAAGAAGTACCCGATCACGCCCGCCCCGAAACCGGCTTGCAACGCAAACAGCAGGCTCTCGGTCTCGCTGCCCGGCGGCTCAAACAACGGCGCAAACCACGGCTCGTAGTCAGGCGCAATTTCAACGATGGCGGCTTCGGCGGCAGCATCGGCCCCACCAAACTCGGTGTCGCGGATCAGCACGATTGGCGCAATGGCCAAGGCGATCACGACCAGCACCAGCGCCACGACCACCGGCCAAGGCAACGGTTTGACATTCATGCTCGCACCCCTTTGATCGCTAGCGCCTGCAACTCGGCGGCGGCATTGGTTTGCAACATATTCATGATCAACACGGTCAGAATCCCTTCGCTGATCGCCAATGGAATCTGGGTCACGGCAAAGATCGCGCCGAACTTGGCGAAGGCAGCGAGGATGCCACCTGCCGGATCGGGAAAGGCCAGCGCCAGTTGGAGCGACGTGACGACGTAGGTTGAGAGATCGGCCAGCGCCGCAGCCAAAAAGACCACCAACCAGAATGGCGCCCGCCCGGCCAACCCGCGCCAGATCAGCCACGCCACAAACGGCCCGACCACCGCCATGCTAAACGCATTCGCGCCGAGCGTGGTCAAGCCGCCATGGGCAATCAGCAAGGCTTGAAACAGCAAGACAATCGAACCGAGCACACTCATCACCCACGGCCCAAACAGGATCGCCCCCAGACCGGTGCCGGTCGGGTGGCTGCTCGACCCGGTGACGCTCGGCAGCTTCAATGCGCTCAGCACAAAGGTAAAGGCGGCGGCAAAACCAAGCAGCAACCGCACCTCTGGCTTCTCGCGCACCATGCGCTGAAGCTGGCGAAACCCGATCACCCAAAACGGGATCATGACCGCAAACCAAACCAATGCCCACAGCGGCGGCAAGAAGCCTTCCATAATGTGCATCGCATACGCCGGTCGAGCTTCAACGGCGATGAGAATTGCCGCACCAAGCACCCCGATGAACCAACGATGTTTCATTACCAGCCTCCTCTTCGGTATTCAGCAACGGCGACCGAACGTGAGATAACGAACAGATAGTTGCCGGTAGTATCGCTGCGTGCGGTAGACAAATATGCCTCGATACCTTTTCCGCAACCGCAAGAGCAAGAGGGTGAGCGGGAGCAGTCATCACAACTCCCGCTCGTCCCGACGACGCACTACGCCTCCTTCTTCTCCGACACACCGGCTTCGGCGAAGGTAGCCATCTCATCAAGTACCTTGCAGGCCGCCTGGCAGAGCGACATTGCCAGCACAGCACCGGTACCTTCACCGAGTCGCATATCGAGATCGAGCAATGGTTTCAAATCGAGACGGTCGAATACCGCCGCATGGCCACGTTCGACCGAGCGGTGACCGGCGATCATGTAGTTGACGGCGGCAGGGGCCAGTGTGGCTGCGATCAGAGCCGCCGCCCCTGAAATGAAACCGTCAATCACGACCGGCACCCGTCGCGCTGCCGCACCAAGGATAACGCCGGCCAGGCCACCGATCTCCAACCCACCCACTTTCGCCAGCACATCGAGACCATCGCGCGGGTTGGGTTGGTGCAGCACCAGCGCTCGCTCGATCACGGCAATCTTGCGCGCCAAGCTAGCATCATCAATGCCGGTACCGCGCCCGGTCACTTCCGCCACCGGTCTTCCGGTAATTGCCGCCACCACCGCACTCGCTGCCGTCGTGTTGGCAATACCCATTTCGCCGGTGGCTAACAGGTCTACTCCACTATCGATCGCCTCGTTAGCACAAGTAATCCCCACCTCGATGGCCTGCTGTGCAAGATCACGGCTCATCGCCGGCTCCTGGCTAAAATCAGCCGTGCCATAAGCAAGTTTGCGGCTGACCAATTCGGGATGGGACGGCAAATCAGCCGCGACGCCAATATCCACTACAATCACCTGCGCCCCTACATGGCGGGCCAGCACATTAATTGCCGCACCACCACGTAAAAAGTTCAGCACCATTTGCGGCGTCACCTCGGCGGGAAAGGCGCTCACGCCTTGGCGGGCTACCCCGTGATCGGCAGCCATCACGATCACCGCCGGTTTGGTGAGACGGGGCCGTTCGCGTCCGGTGATACCGGCAATCCGGATCGAGAGTTCCTCTAATCGGCCCAGCGAGCCGGCCGGCTTGGTGAGCATGTCTTGCCGGCGGCGAGCTGCCGTTGCCGCCTGATCATCCAATGGGCCAATGTGATTGATAGTTTGCGTGAGCAGCGACATACAACCTCCTTCATAAACGTATATCCACGCGCGACTAGAGAGCCGCACCCAAAGAGCCGCACCCGGAGAGCCGCACCCGGAGAGCCGCACCCGGAGAGCCGCATCTGTAGAGCCGCACCCGGAGAGCCGCACCCGGAGAGCCGCACCCGGAGAGCCGCACCCGGAGAGCCGCACCCGGAGAGCCGCATCTGTAGAGCCGCACCCGGAGAGCCGCACCCGGAGAGCCGTGCCCGGAGAGCCGCATCTGTAGAGCCGCACCCGGAGAGCCGCACCCGGAGAGCCGCACCCGGAGAGCCGCACGACCGTGCGGCTTTACTGTTGTTCACGGAGGGCTTCGCCCTGCGCCAGTACCGCTTCGATAGCTGCCTGCGCTTCCGCCGACGGCGATTGCCACATGCCACGACCAATCGCCTCATTCAACCGTTCGGCGATCGCTTGCAATGCCCACGGATTGACCTCTTGCAACCATTGCTGTACCTCCTGATCGCGCACGTAACGCTCGGTTACCTGTTCGTACATCCAATCGGCGAGTACCTGCGCCGTGGCGTCGTAGCCAAACAGGTAATCAACCGTGGCTGCTAATTCAAGACCGCCTTTGTAGCCGTGTCGGCGCATGCTCGCAATCCACTTTGGATTGACAACTCGTGCCCGAAACACCCGCCGCGCTTCTTCACGTAAATCACGAGTACGCGGACGGGCAGGGTCACTGCTGTCACCGAAATAACGGGCGGGGTTACGACCACTAAGCGCGCGGATGGTCGCGATCATACCACCGTGAAATTGGAAGTAATCGTCGCTGTCGAAAATATCGTGTTCGCGGGTGTCTTGATTTTTGGTAGCGACCTGCACCATACTGAGCGCCGCCGCAAATGCTGCCTCCGCCGGCACGCCTTGCTCAGTTGCGGTGTAGGCATAGCCACCCCACTTCAGGTACACCCGCGCCAGATCAGCGTCGTTGCTCCAGTTTTGGCCGTCGATCAGTTGTAGCATCCCGGCCCCGTAACTGCCCGGCGGACTGCCAAAGATGCGGTAACGCGCTTCGCGTTGGGCAGTGGCCGGATCACTCCCCTGCTCGACTAACGTTTGCTTCATCATCAGCGCATGCTTCCGCGGGAAGTTCAGCTCCGGCGGTTCGTCTAACTCAATCACCGCTTGCACCGCCTGATCGATCAACTCGATCAAGTGGGGAAAGGCGTCGCGGAAGAAGCCACTGATCCGGCAAACAACATCGATCCGCGGACGGCCCAGCTCGGCGAGGGGGATTATCTCAAACCCGGTGACGCGCCGGTTTTCGCGTTGCCAGCGCGGGCGCACGCCGAGCAGCGCCAAAACTTGCGCCACATCATCGCCGGCAGTTCGGATGAGACTGGTGCCCCAGATACTGATCCCGACGCTCTCGGGGATGGTGCCATATTCACGTTGGTAACGCTGCACAAGATCGTTCGCTAAACCTTGACCCGTTTCCCACGCCGCCATACTCGGGACACTGCGCGGATCAAGACTGTAGAAGTTGCGACCGGTAGGCAATACATGAGCCATACCGCGCGTCGGCGCACCGCTCGGCCCCGGCGGTACGAACCGGCCGGCCAGTGCGGCGAT includes the following:
- the cbiB gene encoding adenosylcobinamide-phosphate synthase CbiB, whose translation is MPPIAHLIQQRAAAALAALVIDAVFGDPPNYLHPVGVMGRWLRWGERLAPAAPGARLAWGAVWLAGGWVMFGGVAALAPRHWLAQGALASLLLAYRGLDRAVAAVETALATGDLVEARRLLGWHLVSRQTNDLSTAEVAGAAIESLAENLSDSVIAPVSALLIGGLPAMLIYRFTNTADAMWGYRTERFEYLGKVAARSDDLFNWLPARLTALLIALAAQIVNRRGRQALIGAIRDARRTASPNAGWPMAAMAGALDTVLTKREHYTLGTGTRMADAALIREARRIGRMVMFLVTGFLLGLSVMRLVKQRSTL
- the cbiQ gene encoding cobalt ECF transporter T component CbiQ, which codes for MLRIIDRYAFTNRLRAVDPLQKAALAGMTLLLCLALDRLLVGWVALGWMVAVTVWYARVPLRVTGAVIGAESVFLALSVIGIAVSVGNEPPDAAVWAIPFGPLWLSATGGSLQTALHVLSRALGSAAALNFLILTTPLIDLIELLRRLRVPALLIEVMALSYRALFVLLDTLDQMVTAQTVRLGYASWRATVRSSALLGSRLFIVAYRRSQALEVALTARGFAGELRVLPLSYTVDRQLWVIGGLIGASLVAARWWL
- a CDS encoding energy-coupling factor ABC transporter permease, with the protein product MKHRWFIGVLGAAILIAVEARPAYAMHIMEGFLPPLWALVWFAVMIPFWVIGFRQLQRMVREKPEVRLLLGFAAAFTFVLSALKLPSVTGSSSHPTGTGLGAILFGPWVMSVLGSIVLLFQALLIAHGGLTTLGANAFSMAVVGPFVAWLIWRGLAGRAPFWLVVFLAAALADLSTYVVTSLQLALAFPDPAGGILAAFAKFGAIFAVTQIPLAISEGILTVLIMNMLQTNAAAELQALAIKGVRA
- the cobT gene encoding nicotinate-nucleotide--dimethylbenzimidazole phosphoribosyltransferase — its product is MSLLTQTINHIGPLDDQAATAARRRQDMLTKPAGSLGRLEELSIRIAGITGRERPRLTKPAVIVMAADHGVARQGVSAFPAEVTPQMVLNFLRGGAAINVLARHVGAQVIVVDIGVAADLPSHPELVSRKLAYGTADFSQEPAMSRDLAQQAIEVGITCANEAIDSGVDLLATGEMGIANTTAASAVVAAITGRPVAEVTGRGTGIDDASLARKIAVIERALVLHQPNPRDGLDVLAKVGGLEIGGLAGVILGAAARRVPVVIDGFISGAAALIAATLAPAAVNYMIAGHRSVERGHAAVFDRLDLKPLLDLDMRLGEGTGAVLAMSLCQAACKVLDEMATFAEAGVSEKKEA
- a CDS encoding energy-coupling factor ABC transporter substrate-binding protein; protein product: MNVKPLPWPVVVALVLVVIALAIAPIVLIRDTEFGGADAAAEAAIVEIAPDYEPWFAPLFEPPGSETESLLFALQAGFGAGVIGYFFGWQHGRRQRRDR
- a CDS encoding energy-coupling factor ABC transporter ATP-binding protein — encoded protein: MTALLALEAVSYRFPGNQTPALQAASLPIAAGQRIVVLGRNGAGKSTLLLVASGIIRPQQGRVWLHGAPVDYSRSGLHRLRRHVGLVMQSPDDQLFSASVWQDISFGPLNLGLSAAAARQAVLDAAAMCDVTDLLDRPTHALSGGQKARVALAGVLAMRPQCLLVDEATAGLDLWARHQVVQVFDRLVAEGGTVVLATHDLALARRWADLVVVLHEGRIVAVAPPAQVWADPELRMLIAPPEAWEGW